AATTGAATACGGATATAAATTTGGATATTTTGAATACGAATGCAAAACGCATGCCTTGAATTCGGATTCGAATTCGGATATTTAATTGATATATAGGGTAACATTTAGCTTTTTTTATTGGTAGTTTTAGAATATAAAATTATTATATATGCAGAAACTAAAGTATGACAATATAATAAAGAGAGCTAGTCAAAAATAGCTTATTTATCAAAAATTATTTTAATTAATAAATACATAAAAATAAAAttagaaataaaaatatattttcaataaatatataaaaaattatTAATATATAATAAACATGTATAAAAATAATTTCACCTAAATAAAATATGAATATTTACGAGTAAATTTAATCTTCTTATAACTTTGTTATAAAAATTAATAATATTAATtattaaaaataaatattttttAAATAATTTTACTGAAAAGTGTTGGATATTGTCGAATACAGATGTAGagagaaaaataataaaaatcgAATTCAGATATATCCACTTTACTATCATATTAAATTcgatataaatataaataattttATTAATATTTAAACGGATACGGACATCGATATTTCAAATATCCACATTCAATTTCCTACCTCGTGCACGGCGACGGCAGCGCGCGGGGCGGGCGTCCGTCAACTACAAGGGGAGCCGGGGATCAGCGGCAGCGGCACACGTCCCTGTCTCGCGCGTCGCCCGCCGCTCCGCGTGCGTCCAGGCTCCAGAGAGTTCAAGAGCCCAGGCGACCCCCTTCGGCGCGCAGCTGGCAGATGGCAGGGCCGGGCGGCGCAGCCTCCGCCCGGCGTGAGGGCGCCACCGCGCCAGGCAAGAACGgcgcaccaccggccgccgctgcACTCTCTGGTAACTCCCGCCttgttccccccccccccccccccccctctctcttgtCCAACCCTCCGGCGTGTGTTCGCTTAAACACAGCGGCTCTTGTCTCGCAGGCGCACTCAGGAGGCTGGCGCTCGCTCTGCTCGTGTTCTTCTCGGCGCTGCTGTACGGTCAGAttcagccgccgccgtccaagaTCCCCGGCGCGCCGGGCGGGCCTCCGGTCACGGCGCCCAGGATGAGGCTCAGGGACGGCAGGCACCTGGCGTACCTGGAATCCGGCGTCCCCAAGGAGGAGGCCAAGTACAAGATCATCTTTGTCCATGGCTTCGACTGCTGCAGATACGACGTGCTGAATGTCTCCCAGGTGCAGATGCAGATACGAGCAGTGTCTTTTGTCATTAACCGATAAATTAAATTACTCTGAAAAGACTCGAGCTCCTTTGCCGCGGCAATCTCTTATTTCCAGCGCTTTGACTTTGTGATGATGAACTGTTGGAAATTGGTGCAGGGGCTGTTTCAGGATCTGGGAATCTACCTGCTGTCCTTCGACCGGCCCGGGTACGCCGAGAGCGACGCCCACCCGGCCCGGACGGAGAAGAGCATCGCCCTCGACATCGAGGAGCTGGCCGACAACCTCCAGCTGGGGCCCAAGTTCCATCTCATCGGCTTCTCCATGGGCGGCGAGATCATGTGGAGCTGCCTCAAATACATCCCGCACAGGCTCGCCGGTGTGGCGATCCTCGCCCCGGTCGGCAACTACTGGTGGTCCGGCTTCCCGCCGGAGGTGTTCGAGGAGGCCTGGTACGTGCAGTTCCCGCAGGACCGACGCGCGGTCTGGGTCGCCCACCACCTGCCGTGGCTGACGCACTGGTGGAACACGCAGAACCTGTTCCCCAGCTCCAGCGTCAAGGGCAAGAACCCCATCATCCTATCCAAGGAGGACCTGCCCCTGTCCCAGAAGTTCATCGACCGAACCTACAAGGCGAGACGACCACGACCAGCGCCGCGCACTTCGTTCACCTCGGACCCTGATCTCTGACTCCTCGAATCGTGCTCTGGTTCTTGCTTGCAGGAGCAGGTCCGGCAGCTGGGGGAGCACGACTCACTGCACCGCGACATGATGGTCGGGTTCGGGAAGTGGAGCTGGAGCCCCCTGGAGATGGAGAACCCGTTCGCCGGCGCCGGGGACGGCGAGGTGAAGGTGCACCTGTGGCACGGCGTCGAAGACCTCTTCGTGCCGGTCCAGCTGTCGCGGTACATCAGCAAGAGGCTCCCTTGGGTCATCTACCATGAGCTCCCGACGGCCGGCCACCTGTTCCCGGTCGCCGACGGGATGCCGGACGTTATCGTCAGGTCGCTGATACTCGGAGACGAGTGACCAGTTTTTTTTTATGAGTAATCAGTATTAGTGCTGCAGCTGCAGGACGACATGTACACGCCATTTGCATCATCTGCAGCTCGATCGCTCGCACAAAAAAATTATGGCATGGGTTGATAGCTTCGTCGGTAATAAAAATACGTAATGCAGAGATTAGCATAAGCTGTTCGTCTTCATGATGGGATTTCTTTATTGGTGTTATCTGATGGTTTGGATACGAGAGCCTTCGACGGATTAGCTTGGCAGTTGACAATACATTATTTGCAGTCAGTGTCCAATCAATAAGGATGCAGTAAACTATTTCAACGGGTTAAGAAGAACGTTGTGTGCTGCAGAATGTTTGACCTATGGCTTGATTGCGATGCCTAATGATTTTTTTTATTAGTGTAATTGTCCAATTAATGCTCAACAGCAAATTGACTCATTACTAGCGAGGAGGAACAGCGGGGAGCTAGTTTTTTACCTCCGACACCACCAAATAGGTAAGGAGAGCTGAATTCGGGAGCTTCTTCATGAAGCCGTTTGGCTCCGCCGTGTTTATTAGTAGGGCTCCAGCAGGAGCCACTTCCCAAAGAGAGGCCCTCAAAGTTTACTTGTGTGCCAACCAACCGTCATTGAACGAGAACGAGCTGAATACCCAACCGCTTTCGCATTTACGCCCTTGAATCAAATAAAATCAGTATCTGCCCATCTTGACACCTCAATTCCGAACGTATGTTCAGTCGCTTGGCGAGCACCAGCACTTGGCGGCTCCTCTCTCTGAAAATACAGGTAACATGCAGGCGTCTTCAGTTCTGCCACTAGTAAAGTCATGCAGCAACACCAACGCTGCGTCAATGTCTGCCGTCACCTTATCTTATTTTCTTCAGAGCTGTGGGGCAACGCGATCCTTTTTAGGCTGCCTGGTATCAGCAAAAGACAGGGATCCCAGTGGACACTCGTGCGTGGCCGGCAGAAAGCGGCGCGTTTAAGACGCCGGGGTCCGGGTGTGGGCTTGCCTCCGGTTACTGCAGTGAGATCCTCGCCTCCTGGCTCCCGCGTACTGAAACTTTTGCtcacccgccgccgctgctcttgCCCCAAGCAAACGCCGGTCTGCCAAAGCTGTGAAGTTGTCTCTGCCGGGCGGCCGTCTAGCTTACCCATGGCCTTGTCCGGCGAGAAGCGGCCTCCGGGGCCGGCCCCTGCCTCCGGCGGTACGTATTCTCTCCTCTCCTTTTTTCGTGTGTGTATCCTCCATGCTTGGGCGATTCAGTGGGCGTATCTGTTTCTGACTTGCTGAGTTACTGTGGTGTTGTTACTTGGAGTTTGGTTCCTTTCTTTGTCTTGATCCGTGATTTAGAGTAGCGTTTGCTTGTGCCCGTGGTAAGACTTGATCTTTGAACTGGTTTATTGATTGGTACTAACAAAGACGCTGCTCTGATCATTGGGTCCGGGAATAATCCAGTGCCTCGTTTCCTTTAGCTGGATGCAAGAATGAAGCCAGGAACTCGTTGCCTTTGCGTTTATTCCTTTTTTTCTAGAGAGCAGTAATTCTGGTTCTTGGTTCGATCTGACTTGTATACAAAGTTGATCAACTTTCTATGTTCTTAGTAACAGTTTGTATCCATCTTTGCCGTGTCGCCTCAACCAGTGGCGGACCGCGACAAAAAAGCAAGGGGGTCAAATTGCCAAAAACTGTTTATCGAGAGGCTAATAGCTGAATAAATATTAGATTTCTCATGACCCTTTGTTGATTGCTTCAGAACTTCCATCAGGGAAGGGGAGGCCGGAACCCAGTTTCGCCTCCACTGGGTTCCGTGCCTGGCCTCAACCACTCCAAAGCGCAATATACATGTTTGTATATACATGTTCTGTCAGTATGAGAAATTCTGTTGGGAAACAAAGACTTATATTCACTTCAATGCAACAAAAAAATGTTCTGTCAGTATGAGAAATTCTGTTGGGAAACAAAGACTTATATTCACTTCAATGCAACAAAAAAATCGTaaaaaaatttatgaaagtatCCCTGCTTCACTTCAATACATCACCTTAATGTTTAAAACAGGAGGAAGTATCTGGTTTTGTTTCTAGAAGGACAGATACAGTTACATTTTGTTTTTTAACATTATCTCAGTTGCAGATCATTCTAGAGGTTTTTATCAGTTTTCTGGGAATGTTTTGTGCAATAATTCGATTTTTTAAAAGAATTAGTATAAACTGATTATCCAAGAAAACCTGTTCAAAGTATAAATTCAAGATCTTGTATTGCTCGTGACACCTTTATCCACTATTCTTTTAACTTTTTAAAAAACTATTCTTTAATCTATGTAAGGACAG
The sequence above is drawn from the Panicum hallii strain FIL2 chromosome 7, PHallii_v3.1, whole genome shotgun sequence genome and encodes:
- the LOC112901145 gene encoding uncharacterized protein LOC112901145 — protein: MAGPGGAASARREGATAPGKNGAPPAAAALSGALRRLALALLVFFSALLYGQIQPPPSKIPGAPGGPPVTAPRMRLRDGRHLAYLESGVPKEEAKYKIIFVHGFDCCRYDVLNVSQGLFQDLGIYLLSFDRPGYAESDAHPARTEKSIALDIEELADNLQLGPKFHLIGFSMGGEIMWSCLKYIPHRLAGVAILAPVGNYWWSGFPPEVFEEAWYVQFPQDRRAVWVAHHLPWLTHWWNTQNLFPSSSVKGKNPIILSKEDLPLSQKFIDRTYKEQVRQLGEHDSLHRDMMVGFGKWSWSPLEMENPFAGAGDGEVKVHLWHGVEDLFVPVQLSRYISKRLPWVIYHEGPPVTATRTRLSDGRYLAYLESGVPKEAAKYKIIFVHGFDSCRYDALPISTACFELAQELGIYLLSFDRPGYAESDPHPARTEKSSALDIAELADNLQLGPKFYLAGFSMGGEIMWSCLKYIPHRLSGVAILGPVGNYWWPGLPANVSRDAWYQQLPQDRWAVWVAHHLPWLTYWWNSQKLFPASSVIAYNPALLSEEDKLVIPKFAHRSYMPQIRQQGEHECLHRDMMVGFGRWSWSPLQLEDPFAGGRGKVHLWHGAEDLIVPVSLSRHISGKLPWVVYHELPTSGHLFPIADGMADAIARSLLLGDDDGPRPAWGPARVR